The region CGGTTATCGTCGAGACGATGTCCGGATTGTCGGCATTAGCTGGTCGCGCCGCATCGATGAAGCAGTCGCACTCGCTGTCGAGGCCGAGCGAGCGGTTGTTCATGTTGGCCGAGCCGATGCGCAGGACCTCGTCATCGATGATCGTCAGCTTGGCATGGACATAGATCGGCTGGCCACCGGCAGTGACGGGATAATAGATTTGGAAACGCCCCCGGTGGTCGGCCTCGCGCACTGCCTCGAGCAGCTGGACGCGCGCGGTATCCATCGCGACCTGTTCGAGCCAGCCATCGGCGGTGAGCGGATTGATGATCACGATCTCGGGCGGATCGTCCTCCATCAAACGTTCGCAGATGGCCTCGGCGATCACCCTCGAGGCGAAGTACTGGGTCTCGGCATAGATGAAGTTGCGCGCGCGGCGGATATGCTCGACGAACAGGGCCTCGACCTCGGCGATCTGCGGGCAATCACGATATTCCCCGCGCGTGCGTGCAATCCCGATCTCGACATCGTGGAACTCGGCTTCGAGATGTTCTGGCCAGGGACTCTCGGCCTGCGGTCGGCATGGCTCGACCGTGGAGCCGCCAGCGATCTGCCAGCGATCGCGGCCCAGCTCGCCAAGCACGCCGGCGATCTCGCCCTCCATCATCATCGTGATGTCGTGCCAGGGACCATAGAGCGTGCCGGTCGGGCGCCGCCGACGCGGATCGCGATCGCGGTGCTCGGGCGTGTCCCAGCGGTCGGTGGTCATGTCGATGCCCCCGCACACGGCCATGCGATCGTCGATGACCACGATCTTCTGGTGATGCGAACAGCCGATGGGATGCGCGGAATCGAACTTGAAGTCGATCTGCTTGCGCGCCGCCCAGCGAAGCAGGTCGACCATCATGGTTCCGCGGAACAGCGACTTTACCAGCGAGAAATTCCACTTGAGCAGCAGGATCTCGAGGTTCTTGTTATGCGCCACCAGCCACAGGATGAACGAACCGAGGCGCGCCGGAAACCGCTCGTGTCGTCCACCCTGCCACCAGCGCCGCCCATCCGACAGCAGGATGCGCGAGTCGAAGTCCCAGCCGATCAGGAAGATACGCTGGCGCGCCGCCTGCATCGCCTCGCGCACCAGTGCGAAGTAATCGGCGGCGTCGATGACCACGTGGGCGCGCGTCGCCCGGGCATAGCGCCAAACGCTGCTCGAGGTCCCATCCTGATCGCACGATGCAGCCGCGTCGTCCGGGTCCGACTTGCCGTCCCGCGTGCCTAGCCGTGTCATCTTTTTTCGTCCTGCCTGCCGCGATCGCATATGCCTGCGAGAACAAGTGCCCGGCCACCGGCTTGTTCCACAAGTACCTTTGCGTGGCGCTCGCGACGTGAAGACAACGGTGAGACACTGCAGCGAATCGCCACCAGCCGCGCTGCACCGCGGCATTGACGACTGCTAGCGCTACCCCGGCAGATGCCAAACAGCCCCAGACTCAGCCAGACCGGCACGATCCGGCGTGAAAAAACGTCACTTTGCCGGTTGATCTGGAGCCATTCAGGCGTCATTCCTGTTTCAGCGTGTAACAACCGCAAGTCTGCAGTTCGGCCTTTCGTGCGCTCTTTTGTGCACCCGAACCGCATGGGTCGTGTTTCACTGGCCCAATTTGTCCGGACATACAGTGCCGGTACGCCATTCTCGTCCAGCCATGGTGCAGGACACAAACTCGCCGGATCCGATCGAGGCAGGATCCCGAACGCATTAAGGAGTACACTATGAAGAACACGCTCATCGCCGCCGCGATTGCTGCCGCCGGTCTGGTTCCCGCCGCCGCAGTGGCGCAGGAAGCCGCTCCGGCCGCAACCGTCGCCCCGACGGTGGGGGCCAAGGTCTTCGACCCCGAGGGCGGCCAGGTCGGCACCATCGAGGCGATCCAGGGCGACGTTGTGACCGTTTCGACGGGCACCGCACGCGCCGGCCTTCCGGCCAGTGCCTTCGTGACCCGCGACGCGGGCCTCACCATCGCCATGACCAAGGCCGAGCTCGAAGCCGCCGTCAACGGCCAGAAGGCCGAGACCGGCGCCGCCAAGCAGCAGGCCATGGTCGTCGATGCCCCGGTCAAGAGCAGCGACGGCAAGGTCCTCGGCACGATCAGCAAGATCGAGGGTGACGACGTGACCGTCGCACTCGCCGACGGCGAGGGCGCCACCGTGGCCTTCAAGCAGAACAACATTGGCCTGCTGGCCGACGGTTCGCTCGCCATCGGCATGACCGCCGATGCATTCGCCCAGGCCATTGGCGCTGCCGGCAGCGCGCAGGCATCGACCGACGCGGCCGCCAGCACCGGAGCTGAAGCGGCAGCCACCACCGGCAACTGATCGGGCATAGGGCGCGAGCTGACCAGCTGGTCAGCGCGCTGCCCTTGCGCGTCACGCGGCGCAACGAAAATACGAGGCCGGGTCGCAGGCGCGACCCGGCCTTTTTCGTCCGCGCTGCGCTAGCAAACGGACATTGCAGGACAGGCATGGCCGTGGCCGGACCGGGATACGGCAAGGAAATCCGGGAATACCCTTGCGACTCAACATGCGTTTGACGCAAGAGGATCGCAACGCGTGTGCAGCATCGTGCAAGCGCGACTGGTACCGTGCGATTGGAAGCTCATTGAACCTGCCGGAGTCCGTGAAGACCACCCTCAAGACCTTGCCCGGTTTCGGGTCCTCGCTGGATCTGGCCCGGCGCCGTATCGCGACGACCATCGGCGCGATCGTTCTCGGCCTCGTCGCGATCAGTTTCGCCTGGCTGGGTGACCGCGCCCAGATCATCTTCGAGCAGTTCCAGTCGCAATTTCCCTATGCTCCGCTGATCCTCACCCCGCTGACCTTCGCCGCGGTAGTGTGGGCCACCACGGCCTGGTATCCCAGCGCGCGCGGCTCGGGCATCCCGCAGGCGATCGCCGCGACCAAGGACCTGGACCTCGCCTACACCAAGCTGCTCTCGCTACCGACCGCTATCGCCAAGCTGGGGCTGACCGTGGTCATGTTGCTTGCCGGTGGTTCGGTCGGGCGCGAAGGGCCCACCGTCCAGATCGCTGCCGCGATCATGGTCACCTGCCACAAGGCCCTGCGCGTGCCGATGACCGCAGGCGTGCTCATCGCCGGCGGTGCCGCCGGTGTCGCCGCGGCCTTCAATACCCCGCTTGCCGGTGTCGCTTTCGCGATCGAGGAACTCGCCTCCGCGTTCGAACAGCGCGTCGCGGTGCTGGTCATGGGCGCAGTGGTCATGTCGGGTTTGGTCAGCCTCGGCATCGCCGGAGACTATGTCTACTTCGGCGTCATGCGCGAGACGCTGAGCGTCAGCTCGGTGCTGATGATCACCCCGGTCGCCGGCATCCTCGGCGGTATCCTGGGCGGCCTGTTCTCGCGCACGATGCTTTCCTTCGCACGCAGCTCGCACCCTTGGTTCCAGCAGATTCGCAAGCGCCCGGTCATGGCCGCCCTCGCCTGCGGTCTCGTCGTCGCAGCTGTCGGGGTCGCCACCGGCGGCTCGACCTGGGGCACCGGTTACGAGATCACCAAGCTCATGGTCGAGGGCGAACAACCCGCCCCGCTCTGGTTCGGACCGGCGAAGTTCCTCGCGACCGCCGCGACTGCCGTCAGCGGCGCACCGGGCGGCATCTTCGCCCCCTCGCTCTCGGTCGGCGCAGGTTTCGGGCAGATGCTCGCCTATGCCTTTCCCGACGATTCGATGTCCGCCGTGATCCTGCTGGGCATGACCGGCTATTTCGTGGGTGTCGTGCGCGCACCGCTCACCGCCGTGATCATCCTGATGGAGACCACGGCCAGCCGCGGCATGATCCTGCCACTGTTCCTGACCGCGATCATCGCCGACGCCTCGAGCAAGCTGGTGTGCCGCACCAAGCTCTACCATGGCCTCTCGCAAGGCTTCATCCGGCAGGCATCGACCGACCGCGAGAAACAGGCCTGACGCGCTCCCAGCGGCGCAGCCCGAGGCATCGGGCCGCCTTGCCCCTTCGAGAGCGCGAGAGGGCATCGGGCGTCGGCTTCGCAGGCACGCCCTGCACATGAGGCAGGACAACACGCGACCAGCGCCAACATGCGCCGCGCTTTTCGCCAGACATCAGGATTTCAGGATGGGTGTGAAGCGAATGGCGCGCCCGGAACGATTCGAACGTCCGACCCTCAGATTCGTAGTCTGATGCTCTATCCAGCTGAGCTACGGGCGCGCATGCTTCGATGTCTCCAACCCAAGGCCACCTCCCCATTTAGGAAAATGGCGCGCCCGGAACGATTCGAACGTCCGACCCTCAGATTCGTAGTCTGATGCTCTATCCAGCTGAGCTACGGGCGCGTTGGAGTGGCGCCTCTAGGCCGGGAATCACTGGTGGTCAACGCCTAAGTTGCAACTTTTTTCAAATCCCGCTCGCAAGCCCCGGAAGATCGCGCAGGAGCGCCTTCGCCAGCGGGTAGTCGAGCGGCGGCATCTCCAGTCCGGCGAGCGCCTCGGGGCGGTACCAGTCGATCTGCGCGCCCTCGAGCGCGCGCGCCTCGCCGCGCCAGCGCGTGCACGCGTGGAGCAGGATAACGATCGGACGGCCCGACGCCTGCGCGCCCTGCCCACCGGCGTCCGGCGTTGCCTCCAGCCGCGCTTCCGCAAAGCCCACGGCGTGCAGGTCACCGGGCTCGATGACCAGCCCAAGCTCTTCCTTGATCTCGCGCACTGCCGCCTCGCGCGGGGTTTCGCCAGCCTCCAGCTTCCCTCCCGGGAACTCCCATAACCCGCCGTGCATCGCCTCTTGCGGGCGTCGCTGCATGAGGACCTGACCCGAGGGAGCGACGAGCGCGACGGCGACGACGAGCAGCGGTGTCAAAGAATTTTCCAACCTGAAGTGTGCATTTAATCACTCTTTAAGGACCTGCCGCGATTTTGGTCAGCGGTCTCACAGGGGGGACACGCACGATGAAGCTGGTTCGAGAATTTCTTCACGACCGAGATGGCGCCACCGCCGTCGAGTACGGCGTCATTCTCGCGATGATCGTCATCGTGATCGTCGTGTCCATTCAGGGCATGGCCGACGAGGCCATCTCGATGTGGGACCACGTCTCGGAAGAATCCTCCGAGGCAATGGGGTCGAACTAAGAGTTTCGGGGCTTAAGCATTTTTCAACGCTTCGAAACGTAAAAAGCAATTGTCCAAGGCGCTGAGGCGAGACTGACGCGAGACGGACCGGGTACACTAGACTGCAGATTCAGGAGACACATTATGAAGTTTCTTAACAAGCTTCGTCGCAACGAGCAGGGTGCGACCGCCATCGAGTACGGCCTCATTGCCGCTCTGATCGCCGTTGCCGCGATCGCCGCCATGCAGGGCCTGGGCAGCGAGCTGACCGAGACCTTCTCGGCCACTTCCGAGACCCTGAACACCGGCCAGGCTCCGACCTGATCGGTTCTTCGGAAACGAACGCCAAGGGGGCGGCAGGGAAACCTGCCGCCCCTTTTCGTTTGCATGAATGAGCCGCGAAGGCGCAGCAGCGCTGCCCCTCAGGTGCCGTACCGCACGATCTTGACCTTCCTGCCCGCAGGAAGCGGATCTCCCTCGCGCATCCCGTTGAGGACCAGAAAGCGCTCGAGCTGGGCATTCGAGAATGCCATGCGCTGGGAAAGCAGAGCCGGAGTGTCGCCGGATTTTACAGTGACCACGTCGATCACGCGAGGCCGCACTTCCCCTGCCTCCTGAGCCCCGATGCGGGTCAGGCTGCGGAACATGGGATTGAACACCCCTGCCCCTCCGGCCTTGGTCATGGTGACGAAGTGATAGGCCTGTCCGTTGCCGAAGTCATAAGCGAAGACGGCGACATCGACCTCACCGCTGGAACTGCGCGTGCGCACCACGCCATAGGCCGCTGGCAGTCCGTTGACGGTCACACGCTCGATCTGCGAGGGTCGCAAGCTGGTCGAATTGGACTCCGACAGGCTTGAAAAAACTCCGGAAATATAGGCTTCAAGGCTGCCCTCGAGCTTTCCGCCGGAAAATTGCGCCTTGCCTGATCCCCCGCTGATGGTCACCGCACGCGTACCGTTGACCATGTAGAAGCCTTCGGGCGCATCGAACGCGAAGCGTAGCTTGGGGTGCACGAAGCGCCCGTTCTCGATCACGCCCTGCTCGGGATTGTCGCCATAGACGAGGCCATCGATCCCGGCGAGGAAGGTCTCGGCCTCGCGTCGTCCGGTGAGCGACCCGGCCTGCTTGCGCGCGTCGCGCACGCGAGAGGCGGGATCGGGGTGGCTCGATGCCCATTCCGGCACTTGTGTGGAGCTGCCCTTGAGGCTGGCGTCGAGCGCATTTTGCCGGGCAAGGCTCTCCAGAACCGTCGCCATCGCCCGCGGATCGTAGCCGGCACGCTGCAGGTAGGTAATGCCAAGGCGATCGGCCTCCTGCTCCTGCGAGCGGGAATATTTCAGCGTGAGCAACTGCGAACCGGTCGATGCGATGCGCTGGCCAAGCTGACCGAGCATCGAATCGCCCAGCAACACGTTCGAGAGGACCGAGCCCAGCACGCCGAGCAACTGATTCTTCTGCGCCGCACTCTGGCGACGGGCAGAATGGCGCGCCGCGACATGACCGACTTCGTGGCCGAGCACCCCGGCGAGTTCGGCTTCGTTGTTCATCAGTGCGGACAACTGACGCGTCACGTAGACGTAGCCACCGGGGATCGCGAAAGCATTGTTCACCGGCGAGTCGAGCAAGGTCACGGTGAAGTCTTCGCGGGCATTGCCCAGCCCCGACTGCATGGCGATCGTGCGCCCCACCCGCTCGACATAGTTTGCCTGCGCCCCGCTCACCGCACCGCCGAACTCGGCGAGCAATTCGGGGTGGGCCTTGGCGCCTTGGGCCTTGTCTGCGGCACTGATCGAATTGCCACCGCTCTGCGCGCTCACGGCGCTCTCGCTGCCCGGGACAAGCCCGCCGGCAAACGCGAGCCCCGAAACCGCCAACGCGGCCATCGCGACGCTGGCCAGCGCCTGCTTGCGACTCTTCGAGCTAATGGATGGCATCAGGTTCCCCTCTGTCTGGTGTCCGCCCCATTTCATGGGTTTGCGGTCAAAGTCTTCGAAATATTAGCGTTCGTCGCGCGTTGCGGTTCCCGCTGGACCAGCCTGCCGGGCAAGCGGGTGACGCGCGTTGACCAGCTCGACTAGCCGCGCCGCGTCGACGTGCGTGTAGATCTGCGTCGTCGCGATGTCGGCATGGCCGAGCAGCATCTGCAGCACGCGCAGGTCCGCTCCGCCTTCGAGCAGATGGGTCGCGAAGGCATGGCGCAGAACGTGGGGCGAGACCTGCGTCGGATCGAGCCCTGCACGCGCGGCGAGTTCGCGCAGCAACTGGAACAGCCGCACCCGCGTGAGGTGGCCGCTTTCCCCGCGCGAGGGGAACAGGAAGCGGCTGTTCGCGCCCTTCGCAGCGAGCCGCAGCGCCAGCCAGCGACGCAGCACATGTTGCGCGCGGGTGCTGACCGGGACCAGGCGCTGCTGCCCGCCCTTGCCGGTCACGTGCAGGAAAGGCGCATCGCGCGGCACCGCACTGACCGGGAGCGAGACCAGTTCGCTGGCGCGCAGGCCCGAGCCGTAGAGCAGTTCGAGCAGCGCCAGCAAACGCACTGCATTCGGGCTGTCTTGCGCCGCCTCGTCTTCTGCGCGCGTCAAGAAGCGTTCGACCTGCTCGTGATCGAGGATGCGCGGTAGGGGACGCCTGGTGCGTGGCCTGGGCAAGGCAGGAGAGGGATCGTCCTCGCGCAGCCCCTCGTCGACCAGAAATCCGTAGTACTGGCGCAGCGCAGAGCACTTGCGGGCAAGGCTCGATGCAGCAAGGTCGCCCCAGGCCTCACCCAACCGCGCCAGAGTATCGGCATCGGCTCCGCGCAAGTCGCCCACAATCTCGCCCGCCCCCTCGAGGTCGCGGCGATAGGCGGCCAGCGTGTTGAGCGCTGCGCCGCGTTCCGCAGCCAGCATCGCAAGGAAGCGCTCGACGCTGTGTTCGCGCGAAACCATTACCGCTGTGCGCAGCCGCGCCCTGTCGCGATCACGTGCGCGAGACGGCTTCGGCTGCGATCATGCGCGCCTCGCCGTCCAAGCCGACTTCGCGCAACGCCGAAACGATGTGGAACAGGTAGCGCGGGGTCATGCGCTGCCAGCTCGCTCCCTGCATGCCGAAGCCTGCCAGCATGACCACGCTCGCCCTGTCGCCGCGCTGCGCGGCGCCGTCGATGGCGCGGGTCCAGCGGGTCTCGCCGCCAAGCCCCAGCCCCATGTCGTTCGAGTAGCTCGAAGCCGCATCGCGCTCGATCCGCCCGAGCCCTGCCAGCGACGCAACGAGGAAACCGGCACGGCGCTTGCCCTCGCTGGCATCGTTGTCGACGAAACTGTCGATCGCGCTGCCGGGAATATCCTGCGCCATGCCCGGTGCGGACAGGACGATCATCGCCCAGGCATCGCTTCCCGCCTCGACCACCGGCGCCCAGCGCGCGGCATTGGCATCGAAGCCTGCGGCAAGCATCGAGCCCACGAGATCGGCCGCGTTATCGGCCATTTCCGCACGCGGCGCGATCCTCGCTGCAGCAGCCGCGGTCAGCACGCGGCGCCCGTAGGCGTCCGCATCGCCGCCATCGCTGGTCCACAGCTTGCGCATCGCCGCGACGCGCGCGTCTGCACCCTGCAAGGTATAGGCATCGCGCAAGCTCTCAGCGCGGTCCTGCCATTCGCCGGTGACGTCGGGATCGGCGTACATCTGCGCATAGAGATCGACCATCGCCGCGTTCGACAGCACCCCGCTGCCGCCCGCAAGATCGGCAGCCTGCGCACGCCGGGCCAGTCCGACCATCGGCGCAAGCGCGGTGGTGTAGTCGTAGCTCGGGCCACCTTCCTTCACCAGCGCCGCCGGGGGCTCGATGCCCACGCCGATCGCCAGCCCGTAGCGCCACGGCGTGATCGCATCGACCTTGTCCCATTCGATCGTCACCGCACGGCGCGACTTGCCCGCCGCCGCGGCATAGCGCTGGGCGAGCAGCACGTCGATGCGCGGCATCTTGCCGCGCACAAGCTCGCGGTCGAGCTTGGACAGCGCCGAAGTCCCGTTGCCGCGGTAGGCCTCGCAGATCGACCGGGCGAGGTTCCACTCCGGATCGTCACGCAGCGAACCTTGCGTCGCCATGACCGGACACAGGCCGGTGAAGTCGGCGGTCCCGGTATAGACCTTGAGCACCACCTCGCCGATCGCCGGGGTGTAATTCGCGATGTCGATATCCTGCAGCAGGCCGCGCGCGGCGTCGGGCTCGCCCATGCGCAGCAGCAGCGCGACGCGCAGTGCCAGGAAGTCCTGAGGGCTCATCCCGGCAGGCGGAGCGAGACGCGAGAGCAGCGCGCGGCGCAGAGCAATGTGCCCCCAGCGCGAGACCAGAGCGCCCCGGTTGCCCGAAAGCGCGGTGCGGATCAGCGCCCCGTTCTGGTTCGCCAGCGAGTCGGCGGGAAGCCCGCCCTCGGTCTCGTCGAAAATCCCGACCCGCTCCATCGAACGGCGCGCCTGCGGGGGCATGTCGAACTCGACCTTGCGCCCGATCAGCTCCTCGAAGTCCTCGGGCGACATCTTCGCGAGCTCGGCGAGCGTGGGCAGGCGCTTGAGCTGCAGACCTTCCTTTGCCGCACCGGCACCATCATCCGTGGCTGCCTGCGAGGGCGTGCCCGAAGGCAGTGCCTGAACGATCGGGGTCGACTGGGGCCGCGGTGCATTCGCTCCGCCCGTCGGCT is a window of Novosphingobium aureum DNA encoding:
- a CDS encoding phospholipase D-like domain-containing protein, yielding MTRLGTRDGKSDPDDAAASCDQDGTSSSVWRYARATRAHVVIDAADYFALVREAMQAARQRIFLIGWDFDSRILLSDGRRWWQGGRHERFPARLGSFILWLVAHNKNLEILLLKWNFSLVKSLFRGTMMVDLLRWAARKQIDFKFDSAHPIGCSHHQKIVVIDDRMAVCGGIDMTTDRWDTPEHRDRDPRRRRPTGTLYGPWHDITMMMEGEIAGVLGELGRDRWQIAGGSTVEPCRPQAESPWPEHLEAEFHDVEIGIARTRGEYRDCPQIAEVEALFVEHIRRARNFIYAETQYFASRVIAEAICERLMEDDPPEIVIINPLTADGWLEQVAMDTARVQLLEAVREADHRGRFQIYYPVTAGGQPIYVHAKLTIIDDEVLRIGSANMNNRSLGLDSECDCFIDAARPANADNPDIVSTITDVRTRLLAEHCGVEQEVLTTALEKQGSMQRAIASLSHRGKRLECLPLKDLSEAERALGGSEVLDPERPNEMFEPIERRGLFRRKGRLLRLRLKEKWKRKRSHEQPGRSGRGQPAR
- a CDS encoding chloride channel protein; translation: MKTTLKTLPGFGSSLDLARRRIATTIGAIVLGLVAISFAWLGDRAQIIFEQFQSQFPYAPLILTPLTFAAVVWATTAWYPSARGSGIPQAIAATKDLDLAYTKLLSLPTAIAKLGLTVVMLLAGGSVGREGPTVQIAAAIMVTCHKALRVPMTAGVLIAGGAAGVAAAFNTPLAGVAFAIEELASAFEQRVAVLVMGAVVMSGLVSLGIAGDYVYFGVMRETLSVSSVLMITPVAGILGGILGGLFSRTMLSFARSSHPWFQQIRKRPVMAALACGLVVAAVGVATGGSTWGTGYEITKLMVEGEQPAPLWFGPAKFLATAATAVSGAPGGIFAPSLSVGAGFGQMLAYAFPDDSMSAVILLGMTGYFVGVVRAPLTAVIILMETTASRGMILPLFLTAIIADASSKLVCRTKLYHGLSQGFIRQASTDREKQA
- a CDS encoding (deoxy)nucleoside triphosphate pyrophosphohydrolase; its protein translation is MTPLLVVAVALVAPSGQVLMQRRPQEAMHGGLWEFPGGKLEAGETPREAAVREIKEELGLVIEPGDLHAVGFAEARLEATPDAGGQGAQASGRPIVILLHACTRWRGEARALEGAQIDWYRPEALAGLEMPPLDYPLAKALLRDLPGLASGI
- a CDS encoding Flp family type IVb pilin; protein product: MKLVREFLHDRDGATAVEYGVILAMIVIVIVVSIQGMADEAISMWDHVSEESSEAMGSN
- a CDS encoding Flp family type IVb pilin is translated as MKFLNKLRRNEQGATAIEYGLIAALIAVAAIAAMQGLGSELTETFSATSETLNTGQAPT
- a CDS encoding M48 family metalloprotease, with protein sequence MPSISSKSRKQALASVAMAALAVSGLAFAGGLVPGSESAVSAQSGGNSISAADKAQGAKAHPELLAEFGGAVSGAQANYVERVGRTIAMQSGLGNAREDFTVTLLDSPVNNAFAIPGGYVYVTRQLSALMNNEAELAGVLGHEVGHVAARHSARRQSAAQKNQLLGVLGSVLSNVLLGDSMLGQLGQRIASTGSQLLTLKYSRSQEQEADRLGITYLQRAGYDPRAMATVLESLARQNALDASLKGSSTQVPEWASSHPDPASRVRDARKQAGSLTGRREAETFLAGIDGLVYGDNPEQGVIENGRFVHPKLRFAFDAPEGFYMVNGTRAVTISGGSGKAQFSGGKLEGSLEAYISGVFSSLSESNSTSLRPSQIERVTVNGLPAAYGVVRTRSSSGEVDVAVFAYDFGNGQAYHFVTMTKAGGAGVFNPMFRSLTRIGAQEAGEVRPRVIDVVTVKSGDTPALLSQRMAFSNAQLERFLVLNGMREGDPLPAGRKVKIVRYGT
- a CDS encoding tyrosine recombinase, whose product is MVSREHSVERFLAMLAAERGAALNTLAAYRRDLEGAGEIVGDLRGADADTLARLGEAWGDLAASSLARKCSALRQYYGFLVDEGLREDDPSPALPRPRTRRPLPRILDHEQVERFLTRAEDEAAQDSPNAVRLLALLELLYGSGLRASELVSLPVSAVPRDAPFLHVTGKGGQQRLVPVSTRAQHVLRRWLALRLAAKGANSRFLFPSRGESGHLTRVRLFQLLRELAARAGLDPTQVSPHVLRHAFATHLLEGGADLRVLQMLLGHADIATTQIYTHVDAARLVELVNARHPLARQAGPAGTATRDER